GACAAGTTGGAACGCTGCCCCAAGCTTAAGGTCATTTCTGTGGCCGCCATCTTGGGCAAAACCATCCACAACATCCATACCGGCTCGTCGGTCAGCGTGTTGTTTGTTTAGCAAAATCCGTCGGCTCAAAGCCTTCGCGCATGACCGCACGGCATAACTCCCGCAAGGGAATGGCAAGTTTACAGTAAAGAACTTTTCCGCACGTATCAGGCGGCGGTAAGCCAAGGAGTGGACCATGAATATTGAAAAGACTTTGAGCGTGCAGAAGCGCGAAGGTTGCGGCAAGGGCCCCAGCGGTCGCCTGCGTGCCGAGAAACTGATTCCCGGCGTGTTCTACACCGCCAACGGTGAAAACATTTCCGTGCAGGCCCCCGTGCTGCCCCTTGAAAAGATCTACGGTGAAATGGGCCACACCACTGTGTTCAATCTCGAAATTGAAGACAACGGCAAAAAGACCCTGCACCCCGTGCTCATCTGGCAGGTGCAGTTTCACCCCTACAAGCGCGCCTTCACCCACATCGACTTCTACGGCGTCGATCTGGACAAGGAAGTCACCGTTGACGTGCCCGTGGAATTCGTGGGTACCTCGCGCGGCGTGAAGCTTGGCGGCCGCCTTGAAACCTACCGCGAAATGGTGCGCCTGTGCAGCAAGCCGCTGACCATGCCCCAGAAGATCACCGTTGACGTGACCGACATGGGCATCAATGACACCGTCACCGTGTCTGATCTCAAGCTGCCCGAAAACGTGCGGGCCATATTTGATCAGAACTACGCTCTGGTCAGCGTTATCTCCAAGAGCAAGGACGAAGAGGCCGAAGGCGAAAACGCCTAAGACTGTTCGCGGCCTGCATGACCGGGCGAGCCCGGTTACGGCCATTCCGCCTTATATATGGCCGGTTCCCTGCGGAACCGGCCTCCTTGTTTCAACGCATCATTCTGGCGAAAAACGTGATTTTCGCCAGAATTCACGCCACTTCGTGGCAGCTGCCGCCTTCGCGTCAGCAGAGCAATTTCAAGGTGAAATTGCTCTGGAATGATAAACGCCGGATCTGGCGTGACTGAAAACGCCAGCCCGAAAACCTCTCACCGCACCCCGTACCGGACATGTCGCAGCCAACCGTGACCTACCATTCCCTGCGCTCCCTGGGCAGCAAGGCAAGCCTGGAACTCTGGCCCAAGCGGGATGCCGGGGTCATACTGTTTTATCCGGGGACCATGCTCTCCCCCCGGCAGTACCGGCCGCTTCTTGCGGCGCTGCACGAGGCGGGCTTTGCCGTGGCCGCCCTGCACCTCACGGGGCATGGCCGCAACTGCCACTGGACGGGATTCACCTTTGCGGATCTGTTGCGGGACGGACTTGCTGCGGAGCGCTGGTTGCGGCAAGAAGGATTCAATGCCATCGCCGTATGCGGACACAGCCAGGGGGGCATTTTGACCATGGCTCACGCGGCCGCGTCGCAGGGCCTCACGGCGGCGTTCCCCATCACAGGCACGCTGCCGCAAAACGATGCTGCGGTGGACCTCACACGCTTCAGGCGCTGGAAAAACAGGCGGCACGAATTTCTTGCAAACATCAACGCGGCTGCGGCCTGGCTTCCGCGTTTTCCCCTGCCCCTGCTGGCCTATTTGTCCGTGCGACGTATAACCTCCGGTGCGCGGCGCATAGTCTATGACAGAAAAGGTTCCCGGCTGACCTATCCGCTGGCTTATCTGGCCAGCCTGTTTTCGGCCAATGTGTCAGAAGAAATGCACTGCCCGCTCTATTTTTTCAGCGCCGTCAACGACGCCCTGTTTACACCGGCCAACACCAAGGCCACCTTTGAAATGCTGCGCGCGCCCGTCAAGAAACTTCTCTGGCTGCCCGGCGGCGGGCATCTGGCTGCCATGAACCCCCCGCTCTGCCGGTTTATCGCGCGTTCTGCGGCGGCGGTTTGCGCGGGACAGGGCTTGCCCTTGCGGATGGAAGCCAGCGCGGCGCGAGGAGGCGCACACTATGGACTATAACGGCGTTCTGGTAGGCTTGGGCAATCCCGGCTCGCGGTATGAGGGCACCAGGCACAATTACGGCTTTGCCGTTGTTGACGCGCTGGTGGATTTTGCGCAGCGCCATGGCGTTGCGGAATCGCTCAATGGCGGCAAGTTCTCCTGTGAACTGTGGCGTATACGCCTTAAAGAGCTGGATGGAGTCTGGCTGGCCGCCAAGCCGCAAACCTTCATGAATCTCAGTGGGCAAAGCGTCCAGCCCCTTCTGGCCTGGCACAAACTGCGTCCTGCTGATCTTGTGGTGGCCCATGATGAACTGGACATCCCGGCAGGAGAGATGCGCTTCAAGCTTGGCGGGGGCAACGCCGGGCACAACGGGCTGAAATCCATTACCGAACTTCTGGGCACGCCGGATTTTTACCGCCTGCGTTTGGGCATTGGCCGCCCTCCGCACAAGGGTGACGTGACCAACTGGGTGCTGGGGCGCGCGCAGGGCGACGATGCCGAACATATGCTGCAAGCCGTGCCCGCGGCTCTGGATACCCTGTTTGCCTTTGCCGACAAGGGTCTGGACGGAGCGTTGCGCGCTGCCCGCAAAACGGCGCAGCCACGCAAAAAAGCCGCCCCTGAGGCCGCGCAGGCCCCTGATCGGGCCGAATGACAATTTTGCTCTGCGCCGGAGACAACAGGCGGGCATGAACAAAAATGGACCGGGGGCGGTTCAGAGTATGGCACATGCCCGATCGGCTGTGACGGATGTGGAGGTGCGCGAAAAAGAGCATCTTTGTCCCTTTCGGGACACTGTGCATTTTTGCTTTTTCGGCTGGACTCTTCAACACATTTAGACTACTATGTTTGAAGAGTAAGTTTCCCACTCATCTATTTTTCAAAAAAATTTCGTGACTTCCAGCTAATTTCGCTCCAGGTCTCGTACAGTGGCGCTCCTTTGGGGCGTGTGGTGACAGCATGTTCACGCCGAACGATCTTGTGGTATATCCGGCCCAGGGGGTGGGTAAGATAGAACGCATTGACAGCCAGACCATTGGCGGTATCGCATGCGATTTCTATATTGTCCGCATTCAGGCCAATAATGTCACACTGATGGTTCCCGTCAACAATGCGGCCCACGTCGGATTGCGCACGCTCACCCCTCATGAAGAAGCCGGGCGCATTCTTGAAGGTCTGCGCAACAGCACCGGCAAAATCGTACACACGGGACAGAACTGGAACCGACGCTTTCGTGAATATTCTGAGCGGCTCAAGAGCTCCGACCTGGCCGTTGTTACAGAAGTTTTGCGCGAACTGCTGCTGATCAGCCGCACCAAGGATCTTTCTTTCGGTGAACGCCGTCTGCAGGAACAGGCCATGGGCCTTGTGACCGGCGAACTGGCCGAAGTGCTGCAAGTTGAGGAAGACAGCCTGCGGGACGAATTGCTCAAACTGTACGCGCCTCCGCCGCAACCGGAAGCAGCCGCCAAAGAATAGTTTTTTGCTGACGCGAGATTGCCCCTTTACGCCCGGCAGAGCACAAAAGCTGCAACAGCTTTAAATAACTACCGGATATCTTTTGCAACCTCCATATACATAGTGTGCGCTGTGCCGTGCGGCACAGGTCTGCCAGCCCCGAGCACGACTCAAACTACCAGATGACGTATTTTTTTATGGTGTGAACGTCATTTTTCCCTTGCCATAATGCAAAAGATAAGCTAATCGCAATCTCGCACACCTATTTTGTCTCCTTACATCCGCTCATCTGCAATACAGTGTTCATTGATACTGTATAGTTTTGGTTTGTCTTCTTCAAAAGATCGGACAGTTATGCGTAAAAAGAAAGCTACTCCCACACTGTTGACAGACAGCGCCTTGAGTCTCACGGATCTGAAGACCCGCAGTATGCAGGAACTCATGGATCTGGCCGAGCAGTATGAAATTGAAAATGCCAGTTCCATGCGGAAACAAGAGCTTATTTTCGCTCTGCTTTCCACCTGTGCTTCCCAGAACGGGGCCATTTACGGCGACGGCGTGCTGGAAATTCTGCCGGATGGATTTGGCTTTCTGCGCTCCCCCTTGTGCAGCTATATGCCGGGGCCTGACGATATTTATGTGTCGCCCTCGCAGATTCGCCGGTTTTCCCTGCGCAAGGGCGATATCGTTTCAGGGCAGATACGCCCCCCCAAGGAGGGTGAACGGTATTTCGCTTTGCTCAAGGTAACAGAGATAGGTTTTGAACCCCCGGAACACGCCAAGAATCTCGTCCTCTTCGACAACCTCACTCCCATTTATCCTGACCACCAGCTCGTCATGGAAAATGGCGAAAAAAATCTCTCCAACCGCGTTATCGACATCATGGCCCCCATAGGGCGCGGGCAACGCGGCCTCATCGTGGCTCCGCCGCGCACAGGCAAGACCATTCTGCTGCAATCGATGGCCAACGCCATCAACGCCAATAATCCCGAAGTATACCTTATCGTGCTGCTCATTGACGAACGGCCCGAAGAAGTTACCGATATGGAGCGCACGGTCAAAATGGCCGAAGTCATCAGCTCCACCTTCGACGAGCCGCCGCAGCGCCATGTGCAGGTCTGTGAAATGGTGCTTGAAAAAGCAAAGCGCCTTGTGGAACGCAAGCGGGATGTGGTCATTCTGCTGGACTCCATCACCCGCCTGGGCCGCGCGTACAACGCCGTGACCCCTTCATCCGGCCGCGTGCTTTCCGGCGGTCTGGACGCCAACGCCCTGCAACGCCCCAAGCGTTTCTTTGGCGCGGCCCGCAATATTGAAGAAGGCGGCAGCCTGACCATCATTGCTACGGCCCTCATCGACACCGGCTCCCGCATGGACGAAGTGATCTTTGAAGAATTCAAGGGCACCGGCAATATGGAAATTTATCTGGACCGTCACCTTTCGGAAAAGCGCGTGTTCCCTGCCATCGACATCAACCGCACCGGCACACGCAAGGAAGACCTCCTTTTGCCCGAAGATGTACTCAACCGCGTCTGGATCTTGCGCAAGATTCTGGCTCCCATGTCGTCTATCGACAGCATGGAGTTCTTGCTGGACAAGATGCGCGGCACCAAATCCAACAAGGATTTCATGAACGCCATGGGCAAATAGCCGCCGCGTTCACCATACAATTCCGCACGAGCCATCACAGGCCCTGGCAAAAGCCGGGGCCTTTTCTTTTT
This DNA window, taken from Desulfovibrio sp. 86, encodes the following:
- a CDS encoding 50S ribosomal protein L25/general stress protein Ctc, whose product is MNIEKTLSVQKREGCGKGPSGRLRAEKLIPGVFYTANGENISVQAPVLPLEKIYGEMGHTTVFNLEIEDNGKKTLHPVLIWQVQFHPYKRAFTHIDFYGVDLDKEVTVDVPVEFVGTSRGVKLGGRLETYREMVRLCSKPLTMPQKITVDVTDMGINDTVTVSDLKLPENVRAIFDQNYALVSVISKSKDEEAEGENA
- a CDS encoding alpha/beta hydrolase, producing MTYHSLRSLGSKASLELWPKRDAGVILFYPGTMLSPRQYRPLLAALHEAGFAVAALHLTGHGRNCHWTGFTFADLLRDGLAAERWLRQEGFNAIAVCGHSQGGILTMAHAAASQGLTAAFPITGTLPQNDAAVDLTRFRRWKNRRHEFLANINAAAAWLPRFPLPLLAYLSVRRITSGARRIVYDRKGSRLTYPLAYLASLFSANVSEEMHCPLYFFSAVNDALFTPANTKATFEMLRAPVKKLLWLPGGGHLAAMNPPLCRFIARSAAAVCAGQGLPLRMEASAARGGAHYGL
- the pth gene encoding aminoacyl-tRNA hydrolase, giving the protein MDYNGVLVGLGNPGSRYEGTRHNYGFAVVDALVDFAQRHGVAESLNGGKFSCELWRIRLKELDGVWLAAKPQTFMNLSGQSVQPLLAWHKLRPADLVVAHDELDIPAGEMRFKLGGGNAGHNGLKSITELLGTPDFYRLRLGIGRPPHKGDVTNWVLGRAQGDDAEHMLQAVPAALDTLFAFADKGLDGALRAARKTAQPRKKAAPEAAQAPDRAE
- a CDS encoding CarD family transcriptional regulator, whose product is MFTPNDLVVYPAQGVGKIERIDSQTIGGIACDFYIVRIQANNVTLMVPVNNAAHVGLRTLTPHEEAGRILEGLRNSTGKIVHTGQNWNRRFREYSERLKSSDLAVVTEVLRELLLISRTKDLSFGERRLQEQAMGLVTGELAEVLQVEEDSLRDELLKLYAPPPQPEAAAKE
- the rho gene encoding transcription termination factor Rho; the encoded protein is MRKKKATPTLLTDSALSLTDLKTRSMQELMDLAEQYEIENASSMRKQELIFALLSTCASQNGAIYGDGVLEILPDGFGFLRSPLCSYMPGPDDIYVSPSQIRRFSLRKGDIVSGQIRPPKEGERYFALLKVTEIGFEPPEHAKNLVLFDNLTPIYPDHQLVMENGEKNLSNRVIDIMAPIGRGQRGLIVAPPRTGKTILLQSMANAINANNPEVYLIVLLIDERPEEVTDMERTVKMAEVISSTFDEPPQRHVQVCEMVLEKAKRLVERKRDVVILLDSITRLGRAYNAVTPSSGRVLSGGLDANALQRPKRFFGAARNIEEGGSLTIIATALIDTGSRMDEVIFEEFKGTGNMEIYLDRHLSEKRVFPAIDINRTGTRKEDLLLPEDVLNRVWILRKILAPMSSIDSMEFLLDKMRGTKSNKDFMNAMGK